CGGCGCGCCGCAAATCCTGCCAAAACAATCTCAAACAATGGGGCACGATTTTTAAACTCTATGCCGATGAACAAAAAGACTTTTGGCCGCCTGTTCAAATCACCAATTCTAATGCACAAAACTGGCCCGATAACGGTACCAATGTATTAGAATTTGGAGTGTCCCCCCTGGTCACAGCTTGGTATCCAAACTACAACGCGGATCCTTCTATTTTAGTCTGCCCCTCTGATCCACAAGATAGCGTTGATGATTTAAAAGATAGCGATGGGGATTGGAATTTCTGGAAAGAAGGGCGCGCCAAAGACGCAGATCTTAGTTATGTCTATGTAGGATGGATTTTGGACTTGCTGCAGCATCCGCAGATTCCGCCCGTGACCCTCGATCAATTCCCGGCACTCAACGCCTCCGCAGGGATGTTCGGTTTTTCAATTCCAGACGGTGATCCTTTGGTTTCTCATCAATTTGGCGCTTTTTTGGATGCCCTTTTAGGCAAAGCG
The Candidatus Hydrogenedentota bacterium genome window above contains:
- a CDS encoding prepilin-type N-terminal cleavage/methylation domain-containing protein, with product MKRKGFTLIELLVVIAIIGILAAILLPALARAREAARRKSCQNNLKQWGTIFKLYADEQKDFWPPVQITNSNAQNWPDNGTNVLEFGVSPLVTAWYPNYNADPSILVCPSDPQDSVDDLKDSDGDWNFWKEGRAKDADLSYVYVGWILDLLQHPQIPPVTLDQFPALNASAGMFGFSIPDGDPLVSHQFGAFLDALLGKALNLVTSPSGPMGIELMKLATSDFKVPDGIGNGRGDRLYRMKEGNERFMITDVNNPQTAAMAQSTLCAMMDAFGNYNKAIAFFNHVPGGCNVLFMDGHVDWIPYVPPAPGQVNSPSMDLGATQPILP